The genomic region GGTTAAATGACGATGCAGATGAGGATATTGTTGTGAAGTATGTTCGAGCATACATGTGCACTTAATTGATGGGAGTTCATTCTCTGTGATTGAATAACAACCTAATGTCTATGATGTTTCTACTGCTCTTAGCATACTTTGAAGTTGTAGAGGACGATATACTCTAGCTGGAGTGTGCATAACATGGTTGTATGAATAACTTTGTGAGGCAACAAAATTAGATGCTCAAATTGTTGTTCGGCCCATGGTTCTCCTACAAATTTGGGATTGGCAACAACTCCCAACAATGGCTCCTCAACCTTGTCACTTCAGTGATCTTGAATTTATTAGACCAACATATTGTTCTCAGTTTACaacttgattttaaatttaatagtgttttttttttcatactgTTCTCGGTTTACaacttgattttaaatttaatagtgttttttttagttgaaattaATGTTTATTAACATTCGGAGAGAGATTAATTTTGTGCAACTTAGTGAGCTgcatatataatattatagtCGAAATCACGAGATCTCTAGCGAGATATCAATCCAACCTTACTCGAGATCTAGCAGCTCACGATCCACGGAGCCCATCTATGCAGCGCACAACCAACCCAACAAAGGCTACTTTAATTAAGGTCCGGGGAGGATCAATTTACCAAACTTAAGAACACTGGTTTGCTGGTTTAAGCAAATATAGTAAGTGAACTTACTATTAGAATGCCTACAAGCTAGACTACAAGCTAGACTAGATGACATTGTCTATTGCATGAATAACCCatctttgtgatttttttttgcatgttattaaattattatgctATTCATGTGAATTTTGTAATGCATGTACTAACTCTCATGATGGTTTATTATGACTTCTATGTAAATCATCTCATtacattacaaatttaatctttaaatacAAGAGCTTatgcatgttgtatgataTAATCCAGAAAGATTAAATGTTCAACAGAAAACATATTCTCCGTATTAACACCTCTTTTGCAATGTCAGTCCCAATGTTAAAATGTTACGAAGATAATCatctaattattcaaattgGAGATTGCTAATGGATTGCTTTTGTGACTTGGAAATTTAACAGAAACGTATTTACTCCATTTCTATCAAGGAGTTTGTACAATACACACTCTACCTAATCACATTCTTGCTCAACCCCTCACCTAACAAACGGTATCAGCAAATACTCAGCATAGAAAAGCTGCAAACCAGAACATCAATAGACGGTCAGAGAGAGGGAGAGTTTTAAAAAAGCaagaataataacaataacttTCATAAAGCAaactatttataaaagataAGAGACGAGTAGACTACGTCTAGCTACCGAGATGTCAACTTTGCTAACGAAAAGCAAATGGGTGCTATTtgtcaaaatatatatatatatatatgtatatagcAATTAACATATATATGTACTCAtcgaattaatttaaacatagttCAACTGATTTGAACACGTCCCATCAATCAAGAGATAGACGTTTAAATTACCCGATTCCAATTGAACGAAAAAGAGTACTCACCAAGATATTTTAATGCCCACATACAGAATGGTTTAATTCTGTATTGCTCATAACTGATTTGAAGTAATGCGTTAAAAACTCATTAACAAATTGATAATACATAGGAACACCTGCAGCAATAACAGACCTAAAAGGCCTCCAAAGAGAGGAAAACACAAGGGCTCTtcaaagaattcaaaagaaagaCCTATTAGAAACCCCTTTGAGGGCCTCCAGAACCCAAGAGCCCAAGTCCCTTCTCCCACGATGGTCAGAAATAATAGAAAGAAGGTTGACCACCTCACCAGATTCCGGTCAATAAAATACCTAGGGGTTTCTTTCCCACCAagaaatcttttaaaaaataagcaGTTGACTCATCCTTAATAAAACATATAACAAACTGATACCACCAAAAGCATTTAAAAGAATACACGAAGTAGATTATTCTCCGAGAACTGACTTTTTTCcaatgaaatattcttttactTCAGAAGTGAATTTATAGCTATTAAAATTGACTGAATCAATATTGAATCCAACATCATAAACTCATAGAGTGATTGATTATTTCACACGTTTTTCGGGAGACATCAGATacaaataaacatttattttatctcaaatTTATAGTTACTAGACTACAAGTTAGACCACCCCTTAGAGCACCTTACCATCATGGCATTGACGCTCATTTAACTatcaattatttcttatttattgtCTGTTTCGATTGACTTCttaatggttttaaaacatttttttttttcattcacaagtatttttttaagcatttAAAAAGTGAATCCAAATAGAGTTAGAAGGATAAGCTCCTACCTTCCATATAAACATGTAAAAGGATGTTATGGCAGCTTTGCTCTTCAGATCAACTGATTTGGCACGAATCCAAAGAACTGAAGCCAAAGTGATGTGTCCAACAACCTAAAGAATGTATAAGGATATTAAATGAGTTAGAAAGTACTTATGTTGAGATcgattttaaattagttaaaatcacttttgtCAGGTTCAAAATCACACTCTCAAACCTGTCAtcattgattttgaataattaaatgtttatttaggAGTAATTCTAAACATAACAAAGTAACTGTAAAACTTTCAGAATCACTTCTTATTTTAGTGCTATACTtccaataaatattaaaattggtcATGTCTAAAGTTAATATATATCAAACTTGTATAAACTTGGTAAAATGATAGtaacaattttcattcaaaaacaACATAATGTGAATATGATTCCAAAGTTTATAGACAAAAGACtaatatagattttttttgaaaagttaaGTAGGCGAtagttttaagatttattgaaaatacaaaaactaAACTTGGATATTTGAAAGTACAAGAACTAAAATAGATCATGTTCCAGAGAACTAAgatcaaaatgatattttaacatcatattcgaaaaaaatataagttgTCATCTCATCTTGCATACTAGTTGCAAGAaccgtttttattttatttttaatctatttttcttttcatagaACTATGACGTTGTCTATGCATGCGTTTTAAGGAACTAGAGATTTACCGTTAGCCATTTACTCCATGGGGAGGAAGATGCAACTCCCACTACAACGGCAGCACTATATGCTACTTCAAGTAAGGAAATACAACTCCAAAACACCTGCAGAAGTGAAATCATCATGCTAGGATATATGACTGTACATGTTCGTGCCAAAATTTGAGCAAAAAGATGGAATTACTGAATACCCACCCGCTCTTGCCCTAGACGTACTGTAAAAGAACGGATGCCAAATATCTTATCTCCATCAATATCTGGTATATCCTAAAAACTCAAGTACAATAACAAGTTACAAGAATAATTGAGTAGGAGTTGAAAGAGTAAATGTTACTATTATTACACTAAATATAAATCACCCTGGTTGACCTAATGGTCAATAACGGTCATTTTAAgtaataaagaaattagatGGAATGAGTTCAAGctatatgttaattttttaccTAGAATTTAAATCTTACAAGTcacaaaatatgaaaagataacaaataaacttttgaaattcaattctCATTTAAATCAATTGTTACCTTAAATAATGCTATAACAACCGAGAAGAAACTCATAAATGCAGTTGCAAAGATCAGGGAACGTGAAAAGACAGGAGGTCTTTGGAACACGTGAGTCTGTAAACATTGATACATATTAGTCAATCCCCAAACATATAAGTGCACCAAACAAAGAAGATCTGAAACAACTTAACACAAATGCTAGTGTGTAAAACTTAACTATCAATATTTTGAGCACATGGGAATTGGAATACATGTGAAATATCTAAAACTACATTACAGATTTTTTGTGGGTTGATGTTGGACATATGTGATGTCTGAAAAAGACGATGTTTTCTGTTACAGAGTTATGTGGGTTGATGTAACACTTATGTGATATGCCTAAAAAAAGACAGAGTTTTCTGTTTAATCAAAAGGTTGAAGCCATAGGTGAAGTCCAAACTATATGATTAAcgaatttaaaatcttttcatTGGCTACACAGTAGCAGAGCGTTTATTCGACCACAGTAATAATTAATCTCAAGATGTGAGGTGGAATCAGACTTCCTTATGTGAGGTCGATCCAACTCTCTCAAGGGTTGAGGAGGAGACAAATTTGGAACTGGAGGGGGAGCTTGTGGGCCCTTCCAATAAAGAGGTGGAATCTCATGGTGAGGGTCGTATCAATAGAATAATTACAACCAAGGACCCTCATCTTGCTTCATAGGTAAGGTGACTCATCGAGTTTCTGAGTGTCCAAAACGAATGGCTCTTGAAGCTTTTCAGACCACGTTGGGAACAAATATAACAGTTGAATCTGAAATTACGGAAGTCGAAACATCGCAAGTCAAAGGCATCGACGCATGGGATCCTTCAAATTCTTATTCACTCTATAGAAGAGAGTAGGGGAGATGGAATGGTTCCTTGCAGAGTAGAATATAAAGAGCTGATTTCTCCAATACAAACAAGAGCTCAATGATGCTTACTACGTCATTTCTAAGAAGTACAAAGTAAAAGCTATAACAGCAGTTTGGAAGTCCCTCCCTAGTTTTCTCAAGTTCTCAAAATGGTAGCAGAAGTAAATAATAGTCCTTTTTATAGGGGAGTGTATTTTTAGGTTTATAAAAAGTTTTTGTTCATGATTGTTTTTATATGgttatctttatatttttttagtttttccttttcaatccTTTTGGGAGTTTGTAtcctttgaatttttaattctttcctAATGAGAAGTTGTTTctctgaaaaaaaataaaaaattgccATCAATCTATCTACCCCCGTTCAAATAGTATCTAATCTTTTGATCCCACCAACTTTTCTGTTTATTGAACATGATTTTTGTGTCCCCATTCGTCCGTCTTATTTAGATTTCTACATGCATATTCAAACCCACGTCTATACTTACATCAGTGGCCTGGCTTCCAatctagaaaaattaattacagtTGTGCATAGAAATACACCTATGAGCACGAAGTCAACATACATGCATATTGATATTCctcataaaatattattatataataaacatttaaaaaaaaaaattaacatgcCACAACATGACTAGAGCATGGATAGCaatcattatttattcaaaataagaGGTACTTTTAACCTGCATGTGTAGGAAAAAAGCAAGTTGAACAATCACGGCTCGAACAGCTAGAATGCACATAGCGGCTACCACAGCAAATCTCTTCCATCTCAACAGTGGCAGCTGAAATGACAGAAAAGTTAAAAGACCATCAAGCTCctaatcaaaatcaattcttctttcaattACTTAACTATGCTCgcaaaaatatttagtttacATCATCCTGAATCACAATATataacatcaaaatcaatcgACAA from Cucurbita pepo subsp. pepo cultivar mu-cu-16 unplaced genomic scaffold, ASM280686v2 Cp4.1_scaffold001233, whole genome shotgun sequence harbors:
- the LOC111786258 gene encoding homogentisate phytyltransferase 1, chloroplastic-like, with product ELAIFFLVAIKEDLNDSYVFPLQINKPYLPLASGEYSFGTGVAIVFTFSILSFWLGWVVRSWPLFWALLISFILGTAYSIDLPLLRWKRFAVVAAMCILAVRAVIVQLAFFLHMQTHVFQRPPVFSRSLIFATAFMSFFSVVIALFKDIPDIDGDKIFGIRSFTVRLGQERVFWSCISLLEVAYSAAVVVGVASSSPWSKWLTVVGHITLASVLWIRAKSVDLKSKAAITSFYMFIWKLFYAEYLLIPFVR